From a region of the Bacillota bacterium genome:
- a CDS encoding integrase, with product MNDLQPLRNAVDAVLKIMAENQYAITTIRNQRGTLNSLLKFMESNGYTNFNEEAGLAFIREKTGVKMEGFWGRAESKTNRVMKPVQNLLYYLENGVLNHFMRSHIKPFVCPIAFEKEYDLFQKKCMERNYADATILCNNNIVHRLLYHMKEKGINSSTEITARYVTDFLGAFAQSKPRYVATVLYVLRNYFNFLKEMGFIQNDLAGSLPHVRILRDAFIPHSWKTEDVKKLLEAVDRGGAKGKRDYAILLMIVRLGLRVSDIRRMKISHLNWNRKSINITMQKTGQPLELPLLDDIGWAVIDYLKNGRPKTASDRLFVRHRAPFDAFGENESFYSELHSYMKAAGIEVPIGVHCGMHSLRSTLARNMLEAKTPLPVISEALGHQSIHTTSIYLKIDIQGLRKCTLDPEEVLQ from the coding sequence ATGAATGATTTACAACCCTTAAGGAATGCTGTTGATGCAGTCCTGAAAATCATGGCAGAAAATCAGTATGCTATAACGACTATTAGAAATCAGAGGGGAACCCTCAACTCTCTTCTTAAATTTATGGAGAGTAATGGGTATACCAATTTTAACGAAGAAGCCGGACTGGCATTTATTAGAGAAAAAACTGGAGTTAAAATGGAAGGGTTTTGGGGACGGGCTGAAAGCAAAACTAATAGGGTCATGAAACCAGTTCAGAATTTACTTTATTACCTTGAAAACGGCGTTCTTAATCACTTTATGCGTTCCCATATAAAGCCATTTGTTTGTCCAATTGCATTTGAGAAGGAATATGATCTTTTCCAGAAAAAGTGCATGGAACGTAACTATGCAGATGCAACAATTTTATGTAACAACAACATCGTACACAGACTGCTTTACCATATGAAGGAAAAAGGAATTAATTCTTCAACAGAAATAACTGCTCGCTATGTGACAGATTTTTTGGGTGCTTTTGCACAATCCAAACCTAGATATGTTGCTACAGTACTTTATGTACTGCGTAATTATTTTAATTTCTTAAAAGAGATGGGATTCATTCAAAATGACTTAGCCGGGTCCCTCCCGCATGTAAGGATTCTGCGCGATGCATTTATACCGCATTCATGGAAAACAGAGGACGTAAAAAAACTACTTGAAGCTGTTGACAGAGGTGGCGCAAAAGGGAAAAGGGATTATGCAATCCTGCTGATGATTGTACGACTTGGACTAAGAGTTAGTGATATCAGAAGGATGAAGATATCTCATTTAAATTGGAACCGCAAATCAATTAATATTACCATGCAGAAAACAGGCCAGCCACTAGAACTGCCTCTATTAGATGATATTGGTTGGGCAGTAATTGATTATTTGAAGAATGGTCGTCCAAAAACAGCTAGCGACAGACTTTTTGTTCGTCACCGTGCACCTTTTGATGCATTTGGAGAAAACGAAAGCTTTTATAGTGAGCTCCATAGTTATATGAAGGCAGCTGGGATTGAAGTGCCTATTGGTGTTCATTGCGGCATGCATTCGCTGAGGAGTACCTTAGCGAGAAACATGCTTGAAGCAAAGACACCACTTCCTGTTATTTCCGAGGCATTAGGACATCAGAGTATCCATACTACCAGTATCTACCTAAAAATTGATATACAGGGATTGAGGAAATGCACCTTAGATCCAGAAGAGGTGCTTCAATGA
- a CDS encoding 4Fe-4S dicluster domain-containing protein has product MTFLPREIFIDYELCLGCKSCEIACAVEHSETKELLSVLNDPLPPRKRIFVCSAFSKNIPLNCSHCEDAPCLRACPTGALYKEGDLILHARAICLGCGACETACPFGVITRYPNSKVIAKCDRCPDRNTPACVEACPTGAIKFDHRNILEGVRQKAARSLVTGI; this is encoded by the coding sequence GTGACATTTTTGCCAAGAGAGATATTTATTGACTATGAATTATGCTTGGGGTGCAAATCGTGCGAAATTGCCTGCGCCGTTGAACATTCTGAGACAAAAGAGTTATTATCCGTTTTGAACGACCCGCTGCCGCCTCGAAAACGAATTTTTGTATGCTCTGCTTTCTCAAAAAATATACCGTTAAATTGCAGTCACTGTGAGGATGCGCCCTGTCTGCGGGCATGCCCCACCGGGGCGCTATATAAGGAAGGGGATCTTATATTACATGCCCGTGCCATATGCTTAGGCTGCGGCGCCTGTGAAACGGCCTGTCCATTCGGGGTAATCACCCGCTACCCTAACAGCAAAGTGATAGCCAAATGTGACCGCTGTCCGGACAGAAATACCCCGGCCTGTGTAGAAGCCTGCCCTACCGGCGCTATCAAATTTGACCACCGTAACATCCTCGAGGGAGTACGGCAAAAAGCGGCAAGAAGTCTTGTTACCGGCATTTGA
- the cooS gene encoding anaerobic carbon-monoxide dehydrogenase catalytic subunit, with the protein MSDKSSDKASLSMIKKASTDNVKLVWDRLEAQEPQCGFGKLGICCRNCNMGPCRIDPFGDGPQEGVCGAGADTIVMRNVLRAIASGAAAHSDHGRGIAMTLNEWARGTAKDYPVKDENKLKALAGELQVSIDGKDPKVIALEVTNCLLEQFGCIKGHLDFVNRVPQKRRELWEKLNITPRGIDREVVESMHRTHIGVDNDYVSLALQGLRTALSDGWGGSTIATELSDVLFGTPKPVKGESNLGVLRDDQVNIILHGHEPTLSDLIVHAARDPELLELAGKKGAAGINICGMCCTGNEILMRHGVPLAGNFLQQELAIVTGAVEAVIVDIQCIMPALPHVAGCYHTKIISTSSKAKFPGAEHIEMNEHNALAVAKKIIRTAIENFPNRKTEKVNIPSETMEYMAGFSAEAILKALGGSLTPLVDAIKTGSIKGIAAIVGCNNPKYKQDYSHLTFARQLIEEDVLVVGTGCAMIASAKDGLLLPEAAAGAGPGLRAVCESLGIPPVLHMGSCVDISRILFVAAAIANTLNVDISDLPVVAAAPEWMSEKAVSIGVYAVASGIYTILGTVPPVLGSKQVTELLTEGTRDVVGATFAVEEDPEKAAELALRHIAQKRSALGL; encoded by the coding sequence ATGTCGGATAAAAGTTCAGATAAAGCATCTCTGTCTATGATCAAGAAAGCTTCCACCGACAATGTGAAACTTGTTTGGGACCGTTTGGAAGCCCAGGAGCCCCAGTGCGGATTTGGAAAGCTGGGCATCTGCTGCCGGAACTGCAACATGGGACCCTGCCGCATTGATCCTTTTGGTGACGGGCCCCAGGAAGGTGTATGTGGTGCCGGAGCCGATACTATAGTAATGAGGAATGTTTTAAGGGCTATTGCCAGCGGCGCGGCTGCGCACTCCGACCACGGTCGCGGTATTGCCATGACACTTAATGAGTGGGCCCGGGGAACTGCTAAAGATTATCCTGTAAAGGACGAAAACAAGCTCAAAGCCCTCGCCGGTGAATTGCAGGTTTCAATTGACGGTAAAGACCCGAAGGTCATTGCCCTGGAAGTTACAAACTGTTTACTGGAACAATTTGGCTGCATCAAAGGACATTTAGACTTTGTGAACCGTGTCCCGCAAAAAAGAAGGGAGCTCTGGGAGAAGTTAAACATCACTCCCCGGGGCATTGATCGCGAAGTTGTGGAAAGTATGCACCGCACACACATTGGCGTTGACAATGACTACGTGAGCCTAGCCTTACAGGGGTTGCGCACTGCCCTTAGTGACGGCTGGGGTGGCTCAACCATTGCTACAGAGTTGTCCGATGTACTTTTTGGGACCCCAAAACCTGTTAAGGGAGAAAGCAACCTGGGCGTTCTCCGGGATGACCAGGTGAATATTATTTTACACGGGCATGAGCCTACCCTGTCTGATCTGATAGTTCACGCGGCCCGGGACCCGGAACTGTTAGAACTGGCCGGGAAAAAGGGCGCGGCAGGCATCAATATATGCGGCATGTGCTGCACCGGTAACGAAATCCTGATGCGCCACGGGGTACCGCTGGCAGGCAACTTCCTGCAGCAAGAACTGGCCATAGTTACCGGCGCTGTGGAAGCAGTGATTGTGGACATACAGTGCATTATGCCTGCACTTCCTCATGTTGCCGGGTGTTACCATACGAAAATTATTTCCACTTCATCCAAGGCAAAGTTCCCGGGCGCTGAACATATAGAAATGAATGAACATAATGCCCTGGCGGTTGCCAAAAAGATTATACGCACGGCCATAGAAAACTTCCCCAACCGCAAAACGGAGAAAGTAAATATTCCTTCGGAAACCATGGAATACATGGCCGGTTTTTCTGCCGAGGCTATCTTAAAGGCATTGGGCGGGTCCTTAACCCCATTGGTCGATGCCATAAAAACAGGCAGCATAAAGGGTATTGCTGCGATAGTCGGGTGTAATAATCCAAAGTACAAGCAAGATTACAGTCACCTGACATTTGCCCGGCAGTTAATTGAGGAAGACGTGCTGGTGGTTGGTACAGGCTGTGCTATGATCGCCAGCGCCAAGGACGGACTCCTGCTTCCAGAAGCGGCAGCGGGTGCAGGCCCCGGGCTGCGGGCAGTTTGTGAATCACTGGGCATACCACCTGTCTTGCACATGGGTTCCTGCGTTGACATCAGTCGTATTCTATTTGTGGCTGCAGCCATTGCCAACACCCTTAACGTGGATATAAGCGACCTGCCCGTAGTAGCAGCGGCCCCGGAATGGATGTCTGAAAAGGCCGTTTCCATAGGCGTCTATGCCGTGGCCTCTGGTATTTATACCATTTTGGGCACTGTTCCTCCCGTCTTAGGCAGCAAACAAGTAACTGAATTACTCACCGAAGGTACAAGGGACGTAGTCGGTGCCACCTTTGCCGTGGAAGAAGACCCTGAAAAGGCAGCGGAACTAGCCCTGCGGCATATTGCGCAAAAGCGCTCTGCTTTGGGACTGTGA
- a CDS encoding NAD(P)/FAD-dependent oxidoreductase produces MRYLIIGNSAAGLFGLKAIRETDPAGEIVLLSDERGPAYSRCMTTHYIAGRVSEKQMYLEAEEFYRHFDIDARFDTAVTKVDPVQRKITCLSGDDISFDRLLIATGASPVIPDIPGIHAEGVYTLRTLEDARSIKQRALTGANVVVLGGGPVGLKTAYALLQRGMQVSVVAKSPQILSQSMDAAGANLIQIHLEEKGMRFYLEQNVNEILTGSQGAVRAVKLDDHNELPCSMVIAGKGVRPNTKFLGADFKINKGIVTNNYLETNQTGIYAAGDVTETFDMALGNIRVNATWPNAAAQGRLAGRNMAGYRDCYAGSLSLNSLEFFGLCAATAGISNAKGPEYEVLESKDIPGRRYRRLVFRDQCLVGYVAVNDVDGVGALTARIKAKAPVKDKKALLARRLPIMGDWACSAV; encoded by the coding sequence TTGAGGTATCTAATTATTGGCAACAGCGCGGCAGGCCTATTTGGATTGAAGGCTATCAGGGAAACAGACCCGGCAGGTGAAATAGTTTTATTATCGGATGAAAGGGGACCTGCTTATTCCAGGTGTATGACAACGCATTATATTGCTGGCAGGGTCAGTGAAAAACAGATGTACCTTGAGGCTGAAGAGTTTTACCGCCATTTTGATATTGACGCACGTTTTGATACTGCAGTAACAAAGGTGGACCCGGTGCAGCGAAAAATTACATGCCTCAGTGGTGATGATATATCTTTTGACCGCCTGTTAATTGCCACCGGGGCGTCGCCTGTAATTCCGGATATACCTGGAATACACGCTGAAGGTGTTTACACACTGCGGACTTTGGAAGATGCCCGGAGCATTAAACAAAGAGCATTAACGGGTGCTAACGTGGTGGTCTTAGGTGGCGGTCCGGTAGGGTTAAAAACTGCTTATGCCCTGTTGCAGCGAGGCATGCAGGTAAGCGTGGTGGCAAAATCCCCGCAAATTCTTTCTCAATCTATGGATGCCGCTGGTGCTAATTTGATTCAAATCCATTTAGAAGAAAAAGGGATGAGATTTTACCTGGAACAAAACGTAAATGAAATCTTAACGGGCAGCCAGGGGGCTGTGCGGGCAGTTAAGCTTGACGACCACAATGAACTGCCTTGCTCCATGGTAATTGCTGGTAAGGGCGTGCGCCCCAACACAAAATTTTTGGGTGCAGATTTTAAAATAAATAAGGGCATCGTAACCAATAATTATTTAGAAACCAACCAGACGGGGATTTATGCGGCAGGGGACGTTACTGAGACTTTTGATATGGCATTAGGTAATATTAGGGTTAATGCCACTTGGCCCAATGCTGCAGCTCAAGGGCGCCTGGCCGGAAGGAATATGGCAGGTTACCGGGATTGCTACGCGGGGTCCCTTTCGCTTAATTCTCTGGAATTTTTCGGGCTTTGTGCTGCAACAGCCGGCATTTCCAATGCTAAAGGACCAGAATACGAGGTGCTGGAGAGTAAAGATATCCCAGGTAGGCGATACCGCCGCTTGGTTTTCCGCGATCAGTGCCTGGTCGGTTATGTGGCCGTGAATGACGTGGATGGCGTAGGGGCTTTGACGGCGCGTATAAAAGCTAAAGCTCCTGTGAAAGACAAGAAGGCTCTGCTTGCCAGGCGACTGCCAATCATGGGAGACTGGGCATGTAGTGCAGTATAA
- a CDS encoding 4Fe-4S dicluster domain-containing protein, translating to MREIWVNKNRCLHCLSCVLNCVVAQSGKFNLLGAINEVPAPKPRLFTVCDDEGTFLLMCRHCENSPCLEACMAAAITRDAVSGTVAVNEDRCVGCNMCIMVCPFGVIRQDREKSKILKCDSCPDTRQPACVHACPTGALVLSQGKNYSDAKRNNYAACLLGADGGWAD from the coding sequence ATGAGAGAAATATGGGTTAATAAAAATAGATGCCTGCATTGTTTATCTTGTGTATTGAACTGCGTAGTGGCGCAGTCAGGTAAATTTAATTTGTTGGGAGCAATTAACGAAGTTCCTGCTCCTAAACCGCGCTTGTTTACAGTGTGTGATGATGAGGGAACCTTTCTTCTAATGTGTCGTCACTGTGAAAACTCGCCTTGTTTGGAAGCGTGCATGGCGGCGGCAATAACACGAGATGCAGTTTCCGGTACCGTTGCAGTAAATGAAGACAGGTGTGTGGGCTGCAACATGTGTATTATGGTGTGTCCTTTTGGAGTTATCCGTCAGGACCGGGAGAAAAGTAAAATACTCAAATGTGATTCATGTCCTGATACCCGCCAGCCTGCTTGTGTCCATGCCTGTCCAACCGGTGCTCTGGTCTTAAGCCAGGGTAAGAATTACAGTGATGCCAAGCGTAATAATTATGCGGCTTGCCTCTTAGGTGCCGACGGGGGGTGGGCTGATTGA